One window from the genome of Dermacentor silvarum isolate Dsil-2018 chromosome 5, BIME_Dsil_1.4, whole genome shotgun sequence encodes:
- the LOC119453309 gene encoding LOW QUALITY PROTEIN: N-sulphoglucosamine sulphohydrolase-like (The sequence of the model RefSeq protein was modified relative to this genomic sequence to represent the inferred CDS: deleted 2 bases in 2 codons), which translates to MICQFIGVCSLLTALLILQASGQRNVLVILADDGGFETGVYNNTVCKTPNLVKLAQQGVVFRKAFTAVSSCSPSRSCLLTGLPTHQNGMYGLHQGVHAFQSFPEVKSLPLLLSQHGIRTGIIGKKHVGPEEVYPFDFAHTEENNSILQVGRNITKIKHLVRKFLSTNDTRPFFLYVAFHDPHRCGHTHPQYGQFCEKFGDGSPGMGRIPDWTPQLYDPSRVVVPSFVPDTPAAREDIAAQYTTVGRLDQGVGLVLAELEAAGFTDNTLVIYSSDNGIPFPNGRTNLYEPGIQEPMIVSNPEAAGSAGTVRHSDALVSLLDIVPTVLEWFSIPVPQYTIFKKPVTFTGSSLLPLLAPRGPASSESRDFVYASHSLHEITMYYPMRMIRSSNLKLVHNLNYKMPFPIDQDFYVSPTFQDLLNRTKRGEPLHWSKTLDSYYYRDEWELYDLERDPNELSNIAKNETYAPVLSQLQQLLFKWQQTTQDPWICAPHSVLEDSGSFKKDPKCLPLLNER; encoded by the exons ATGATATGTCAATTTATTGGAGTCTGTTCACTGCTAACTGCTTTGCTGATACTGCAAGCTAGCGGACAGAGAAACGTGCTCGTTATACTAG CCGACGATGGAGGTTTTGAGACCGGCGTCTACAACAACACCGTTTGCAAGACACCAAATCTGGTCAAGCTCGCTCAACAGGGGGTCGTGTTCCGAAAGGCCTTCACCGCTGTGAGCAGTTGCTCACCCAGCCGATCGTGCCTGCTTACCGGTCTTCCAACGCACCAAAATGGCATGTACGGTCTCCACCAAGGCGTACATGCCTTCCAGTCATTCCCGGAGGTCAAGTCGCTGCCCTTGCTTTTGTCTCAACATGGCATTCGAACTG GCATTATTGGAAAAAAGCATGTTGGCCCCGAAGAGGTGTACCCTTTCGACTTTGCACACACTGAGGAAAACAACTCTATTCTACAAGTCGGACGGAACATTACGAAGATAAAACACCTCGTGCGGAAGTTCCTCTCTACCAATGACACAAG GCCGTTCTTCCTCTACGTGGCTTTCCACGACCCTCACCGTTGCGGCCACACCCACCCGCAGTACGGC CAGTTCTGCGAAAAGTTCGGCGACGGCTCTCCGGGCATGGGACGGATCCCAGACTGGACTCCTCAGCTCTACGATCCCAGTCGAGTCGTCGTGCCCTCATTTGTTCCAGACACACCAGCAGCACGAGAGGACATAGCAGCTCAGTACACGACCGTTGGGCGACTGGACCAGG GAGTGGGCCTTGTGTTGGCAGAGCTGGAGGCTGCTGGGTTCACTGATAACACTCTCGTTATCTACTCTTCTGACAATGGAATTCCGTTTCCCAATGGACGGACAAATTTATACGAGCCTGGCATCCAGGAACCTATGATAGTGAGCAACCCGGAAGCAGCAGGGTCTGCTGGCACAGTAAGG CATTCAGATGCACTGGTCAGCCTCCTGGACATCGTGCCCACCGTTCTCGAGTGGTTTTCCATTCCCGTTCCGCAGTACACCATCTTCAAAAAGCCGGTCACATTCACGGGCTCTTCACTGCTGCCGCTGCTTGCTCCACGAGGACCAGCATCATCAGAGTCCCGAGATTTTGTCTATGCAAGCCAC AGCCTTCACGAGATCACCATGTACTACCCCATGAGGATGATCCGCTCCTCAAACTTGAAGCTAGTCCACAACCTCAACTACAAGATGCCATTTCCGATCGACCAGGACTTCTATGTGTCACCGACGTTCCAAGATTTGCTGAACCGGACGAAGCGTGGGGAACCGCTCCACTGGAGTAAGACGCTCGACAGTTACTACTACAGGGACGAGTGGGAACTGTACGATTTGGAGAGAGACCCGAACGAGCTGTCCAACATTGCGAAGAACGAAACCTACGCCCCGGTTCTGTCGCAGCTCCAGCAGCTGCTCTTCAAGTGGCAGCAGACTACACAGGACCCCTGGATTTGTGCGCCACATTCGGTTCTGGAAGATTCGGGCTCGTTCAAAAAGGATCCCAAGTGTCTCCCACTCCTCAACGAACGCTAA
- the LOC119453310 gene encoding etoposide-induced protein 2.4 produces MEDLKCGFVGLVRGVYDSVVGIGVVKALDADQRRSAAQRATDAASQPATALALRRAAVQALAFGASSSTVEQQHPSSLSSPLRTRREEPRLLYRIFQCCLLNGGVFGLSIVAFNYLLLPAVQSLIGLLYGNHQSSPANSIWTWLQPLLVYTFQGLWVLPLFLLSKFVNSLWFQDIANIAFRHITGGRPTLLPSVSRILSDVLFSVLVQTLFLFQSHLVGALPIGKIGELVSLIHLCLLYSLYAFEYVWFSRGWELHRRLSFIEDNWPYFVGFGLPLAMLTSWPTSYFISGSIFSILFPLFILSAHGVTPATGTARFPLQLFSPSIWVSNAIFHRLTANCTTKPVRPAVSRQKRSVTREHRKQSLSPRALRPRTACHSQLMDRLSHAGDVLMLLHARLSSSHRRIRKRRRSQM; encoded by the exons ATGGAGGACTTGAAGTGCGGTTTCGTGGGGCTGGTGCGCGGTGTTTACGATTCCGTCGTGGGAATCGGCGTCGTCAAAGCCCTGGACGCCGATCAAAGGAGATCAGCTGCTCAGCGAGCCACTGACGCTGCGTCGCAACCCGCGACTGCCCTGGCTCTACGCAGGGCCGCGGTCCAGGCTTTAGCCTTCGGAGCTTCTTCCTCGACGGTTGAACAGCAGCATCCGTCATCGTTGTCGTCCCCGCTGCGTACTAGACGCGAAGAGCCTCGGCTTCTGTACCGCATTTTCCAGTGCTGTCTGTTGAACGGCGGCGTCTTCGGACTGAGCATAGTCGCTTTCAACTACCTGCTTCTCCCCGCCGTGCAGTCGCTGATCGGCCTGCTATACGGCAACCACCAAAGTTCCCCGGCGAACAGCATATGGACTTGGTTGCAGCCGCTGCTCGTCTACACGTTTCAGGGGCTCTGGGTGCTTCCGCTGTTCTTGCTAAGCAAGTTTGTGAACAGCTTGTGGTTCCAGGACATAGCGAACATCGCGTTTCGCCACATCACGGGCGGGCGCCCGACGCTCCTGCCCAGCGTCAGCCGCATCCTCTCGGACGTGCTGTTCAGCGTGCTGGTGCAGACCCTGTTTTTGTTTCAGTCGCACCTCGTAGGCGCGCTACCCATCGGCAAGATAGGTGAGCTCGTCAGCCTGATCCACCTGTGCCTGCTGTACTCTCTCTACGCGTTCGAGTACGTTTGGTTCAGCCGCGGCTGGGAGCTGCACCGGCGGCTTTCGTTCATCGAGGACAACTGGCCGTACTTCGTCGGGTTCGGTCTGCCGCTGGCCATGCTCACTTCGTGGCCCACGTCGTACTTCATAAGCGGCTCCATCTTCTCGATCCTCTTCCCGCTGTTCATCCTGAGCGCCCATGGTGTCACGCCGGCCACTGGCACTGCCAG GTTTCCCCTTCAACTCTTCTCTCCGTCCATCTGGGTCTCCAACGCGATCTTCCATCGGCTGACGGCCAACTGCACTACCAAGCCCGTTCGTCCCGCGGTCTCGCGACAAAAGCGGTCGGTCACCCGCGAGCACCGGAAGCAGTCCTTGTCTCCCCGTGCATTGCGCCCAAGAACCGCCTGCCACTCCCAGCTGATGGACCGGCTCAGCCACGCTGGGGACGTCTTGATGTTACTCCATGCGAGGTTGTCTAGCAGTCACCGTCGCATTCGTAAACGACGTCGTTCACAAATGTGA